Proteins from a genomic interval of Salinivibrio kushneri:
- a CDS encoding bifunctional diguanylate cyclase/phosphodiesterase, translating to MQQAVPSALDKVARRSARVGFVYNVLISIMVFAFSVVSVEFWLYQQAHDQEVKEVQRALLAYRSRIELKVTQNLDLSHGLATYISLNPDLDQEDFSQFAGQLQDKTPYILNFGAARNWVISHVYPNTLETSVLGTHYHDIPEQLESVRAAYGSRQPVISGPVELIQGGTALIARQSIVNQNTGLPWGVLSTVLDIDGLFSASFKQGENYPVRAVLQEKRESDQVFTTVYGDTSVLSQSPETVTVNLPSGDWRLLGVPQSGWKGLHPHPTVWVVGTIILLFWLGGLYGRYNAGRSFAQSIGRVVDDSYRFRSIFKRHDAVMMLLDAKTGDILDANDSAQQFYGYDHAALTSMQISDINTQTDSVLRESLSQAQQRAKNCFIFSHRLKSGEVRQVEVHSSPITIGHAKLLFSVIHDVSERLEVERKLMLNAKIFEQSSEGVLITDATGRIVTVNGGFSAITGYQEEEVLGATPAILNSGRHDKSFFAEMWQQITEHGRWKGEIWNRRKDGVVYPQLLSISVVRDEADNVVNYIGVFSDITKLKDSEKKLIDLAHYDALTELPNRLLLTSRVRQAMNRQSVQRNQIALMFLDLDQFKFVNDSHGHAVGDELLKLVSERLHGLLEEGDTLARLGGDEFVILRLVHTDNTACIRLSEDVIHAMNRLFVLDGGIDAQIGVSIGIAHYPDDTSSTEELLTFADSAMYHAKKSGRNTYAFYDDALTINANHKLRLAVELRQCVQNNELALYYQPQVDLVTGQIIGVEALLRWHHPERGLLSPIHFIEVAEERSIIHDITRWVVETGCQQLKAWHDAGAPISMAVNISPRNLADVTFVQVVAEALDKTGADPRFLELEITENTLIENQANALRVLEQLREKGVGIAIDDFGTGYSSMAYLKRYPISKLKIDRHFIKDIQSQSPDEEEVAIVSAMIAMADSLGIGVVAEGIETLHQQAILHELGCTFGQGYLYRRPAPAADIGELLGVEND from the coding sequence ATGCAGCAAGCTGTTCCATCCGCGCTTGATAAAGTCGCGCGCCGCTCCGCGCGAGTGGGGTTTGTTTATAATGTGCTTATCTCCATCATGGTCTTTGCTTTCTCTGTGGTCTCGGTGGAGTTTTGGCTTTACCAGCAAGCGCATGACCAAGAGGTGAAAGAAGTGCAACGTGCGCTACTGGCCTATCGCTCTCGTATTGAGCTGAAAGTGACACAGAATTTGGATTTAAGCCACGGGCTTGCCACCTACATCAGCCTTAATCCGGATTTGGACCAAGAGGATTTTTCTCAGTTTGCGGGCCAGCTTCAAGACAAAACCCCCTATATTCTTAATTTTGGTGCCGCGCGAAACTGGGTGATCAGCCACGTTTACCCCAACACGTTAGAAACTTCCGTATTGGGTACCCATTATCATGATATTCCCGAGCAACTAGAGAGTGTTCGTGCCGCCTATGGCTCGAGACAGCCGGTCATCTCCGGCCCTGTTGAGCTTATACAAGGCGGGACGGCGTTGATTGCCAGGCAGTCAATCGTTAACCAAAACACCGGTCTGCCTTGGGGGGTGTTATCCACGGTGTTAGATATTGATGGTTTGTTCTCCGCCAGTTTTAAGCAAGGTGAAAACTATCCTGTCCGCGCGGTATTACAAGAAAAACGCGAATCTGACCAAGTGTTTACCACGGTTTATGGTGACACGTCAGTACTCAGCCAGTCGCCTGAGACGGTCACGGTCAATTTGCCCTCGGGGGATTGGCGTTTATTGGGGGTACCGCAATCGGGGTGGAAAGGGTTGCATCCTCACCCCACGGTCTGGGTTGTGGGTACGATTATTTTGCTTTTTTGGCTGGGTGGCCTGTATGGCCGTTACAATGCGGGGCGCAGTTTTGCCCAATCGATCGGGCGTGTGGTGGATGATAGCTACCGCTTTAGAAGCATTTTTAAACGTCACGATGCGGTGATGATGCTCCTCGATGCGAAAACGGGCGATATTCTTGATGCCAATGACAGTGCGCAGCAGTTCTATGGCTATGACCATGCTGCTCTGACGTCGATGCAGATCAGTGATATCAATACCCAAACCGATAGTGTCCTCAGAGAAAGCCTCTCGCAGGCACAACAGCGCGCGAAAAATTGTTTTATCTTCTCACATCGGCTGAAAAGTGGTGAGGTGCGGCAAGTGGAAGTTCATTCTTCACCGATCACCATTGGTCATGCCAAGCTGCTTTTTTCTGTGATTCATGATGTGTCAGAACGTCTTGAAGTAGAGAGAAAGCTGATGCTGAATGCAAAAATTTTCGAGCAGTCCAGTGAAGGGGTGCTGATTACCGATGCGACGGGAAGGATCGTGACGGTAAATGGTGGCTTTAGTGCGATTACCGGGTATCAAGAGGAAGAAGTGCTTGGTGCCACGCCGGCCATTTTGAACTCTGGACGTCATGACAAATCGTTTTTCGCTGAAATGTGGCAGCAAATTACCGAACACGGGCGGTGGAAAGGCGAAATATGGAATCGGCGCAAAGATGGTGTAGTGTATCCCCAGCTACTCTCTATCAGCGTGGTGAGAGATGAGGCTGACAATGTGGTCAATTATATTGGGGTGTTCTCGGATATCACTAAGCTGAAAGATTCAGAGAAAAAACTGATTGATTTGGCCCATTACGACGCGCTAACCGAGCTACCGAACCGCCTGTTGTTAACGTCCCGCGTTCGTCAAGCGATGAATAGGCAGTCCGTTCAGCGCAACCAGATCGCTTTGATGTTTCTGGATCTCGACCAGTTTAAGTTCGTCAATGACAGCCATGGCCATGCGGTGGGCGATGAGTTGTTGAAGTTGGTCAGTGAGCGCTTACATGGCTTGCTCGAGGAAGGCGACACCTTGGCGCGTTTAGGGGGCGACGAGTTTGTTATCCTGCGTTTGGTTCATACTGATAACACGGCGTGTATTCGTTTGTCAGAAGATGTGATCCATGCCATGAATCGTTTGTTTGTCCTCGATGGCGGCATTGATGCACAAATTGGGGTAAGCATAGGTATTGCGCACTACCCAGACGATACGTCAAGTACCGAAGAGCTCCTTACGTTCGCCGATTCAGCCATGTATCACGCCAAAAAGTCGGGCCGCAATACCTATGCGTTCTATGATGATGCGTTAACCATTAATGCCAACCATAAACTACGTTTAGCGGTGGAGTTACGCCAATGTGTACAAAACAATGAACTGGCGCTTTATTATCAGCCACAAGTGGATCTGGTGACGGGGCAAATCATTGGTGTCGAGGCGTTACTGCGCTGGCATCATCCCGAACGTGGCTTGCTGTCTCCTATTCATTTTATCGAGGTCGCGGAAGAGCGCTCAATCATTCATGATATTACCCGATGGGTGGTGGAAACCGGTTGCCAGCAATTAAAAGCGTGGCATGATGCGGGTGCGCCGATCTCCATGGCCGTAAACATCTCTCCCCGTAACCTTGCTGACGTCACTTTTGTCCAAGTAGTGGCTGAGGCATTAGATAAAACCGGCGCGGATCCGCGCTTTTTAGAATTAGAGATCACAGAAAATACCTTGATCGAAAACCAAGCCAATGCGTTACGTGTTCTCGAACAGTTGCGTGAAAAGGGGGTTGGGATAGCGATCGATGATTTTGGTACCGGCTATTCGTCCATGGCGTACCTAAAACGTTATCCGATCTCGAAGCTAAAAATTGACCGTCACTTTATCAAAGATATTCAAAGCCAATCGCCCGATGAAGAAGAGGTTGCCATTGTTTCAGCAATGATAGCGATGGCGGATAGTCTCGGGATCGGCGTGGTGGCGGAAGGAATTGAAACGCTACATCAACAAGCCATACTGCATGAGCTTGGCTGCACCTTTGGGCAAGGTTATTTATATCGTCGTCCAGCCCCTGCTGCCGATATTGGCGAGCTTTTGGGTGTGGAGAATGATTGA
- a CDS encoding sulfite exporter TauE/SafE family protein: MAMTLEYGLLLVSLGLIAGIINTLAGGGSNLTLPALMVMGMPADVANATNRVAVWLQCVSGMSGFRHHNKLETQDIVPVLLPNLLGGLCGALAAAWLPASWVKPLLLGTLLTMTLVMLIKPATFGPPEGTPTKRVKDTPMAWLGLLLAGFYGGFVQAGVGFVLLAALCGTLHYDLVRGNALKLACTLAFTSLSLVVFIADDLVRWVPGLILAIGTMLGARVAVRFAISANPKVLKAFLFVMTLIGCIAAYAF, from the coding sequence ATGGCAATGACCCTCGAGTATGGTCTGCTACTGGTCAGCTTAGGACTGATCGCGGGGATCATTAATACATTAGCGGGCGGTGGCTCGAACTTGACCTTACCTGCGTTAATGGTGATGGGCATGCCAGCTGATGTCGCCAACGCCACCAACCGTGTGGCGGTTTGGTTACAGTGTGTATCTGGCATGTCAGGCTTTCGCCACCACAATAAGTTGGAGACACAAGACATTGTCCCCGTTTTACTCCCCAATTTACTCGGTGGCCTTTGCGGCGCATTAGCTGCCGCTTGGCTACCGGCAAGCTGGGTGAAACCCTTGTTGCTTGGCACTTTGCTGACCATGACGCTAGTGATGCTGATTAAACCCGCGACCTTTGGTCCTCCAGAGGGAACACCAACGAAGCGCGTTAAAGATACCCCCATGGCTTGGTTGGGTCTCTTGCTGGCAGGCTTCTATGGCGGCTTCGTGCAAGCCGGGGTAGGATTTGTACTACTGGCAGCCCTATGCGGCACGCTTCACTACGACCTAGTGCGTGGCAATGCGCTCAAGCTGGCCTGTACGCTCGCCTTCACCAGCTTATCTTTAGTGGTGTTTATTGCCGATGATCTGGTGCGCTGGGTACCAGGGCTGATTTTAGCCATTGGCACCATGTTGGGCGCACGAGTGGCCGTTCGCTTTGCCATTTCCGCCAACCCCAAGGTGCTGAAAGCCTTCTTATTTGTGATGACCTTGATCGGCTGCATCGCCGCGTATGCGTTCTAA
- a CDS encoding DNA topoisomerase III, with amino-acid sequence MARLFIAEKPSLGRAIAAGLPKPHKNHKGYIETAQGDVVTWCIGHLLEQVEPDAYDSRYKKWDLADLPIVPEKWQLRPRQAAAAQLAVVKKLIKQFDQLVHAGDPDREGQLLVDEVIDYAKVSANKKANIKRLLISDLNLSAVKKALAQLQDNKAYMPLSVSALARSRADWLYGMNLSRAYTLLGKQAGYQGVLSVGRVQTPVLGLVVRRDQAIDSFVPHPFFQLDAIIAHPEGEIRARWQPSEACAKWQDEQGRVLSRPLAENVAQRIAGQTATVTEAERQQRKQAAPLPYNLSALQIDASKRFGFSAQKALDVCQQLYERHKLITYPRSDCRYLPKGHFAEANKILGAIKQGCETLSQACEGADAKRKGKAWNDSKVGAHHAIIPTAKVAPTSLSADEAKIYQLIARQYVMQFYPAAEYAEGKLIFDIAGGCFIAKGKVLTLAGWRALLPTNNTADSDTAPLPLMEKGDQGRCERGEIKDCMTEPPAAFTESTLLQAMTGIGRYVQNKALKEILRETDGLGTEATRAGIIELLVKRGLLTRQGKTLHASASGKGLIAALPDSATYPDMTADWERQLQDMADRQCAYHPFMQELTAQVTGLIETVKTSPPPASLSDLPAAPTKSFARKGRRTSGYRKRTAKAKPAANTKSTATSARATKARRKAAK; translated from the coding sequence ATGGCACGATTGTTTATAGCGGAAAAACCCAGTCTCGGGCGCGCGATTGCGGCGGGACTGCCTAAACCGCACAAAAATCACAAAGGCTACATCGAGACCGCTCAAGGCGATGTAGTGACCTGGTGTATCGGCCATTTGTTAGAGCAGGTTGAGCCGGATGCGTATGACAGCCGCTATAAAAAGTGGGATCTGGCTGATCTGCCGATTGTGCCTGAAAAATGGCAGCTCCGTCCTCGTCAAGCCGCCGCGGCGCAACTGGCAGTCGTCAAAAAACTGATCAAACAGTTTGATCAACTGGTGCACGCGGGTGATCCCGATCGAGAGGGACAGTTGTTGGTTGATGAAGTGATTGACTACGCCAAGGTCAGTGCCAACAAAAAAGCTAACATTAAGCGCCTGTTAATCAGTGACTTAAACCTTTCTGCGGTGAAGAAAGCCCTCGCGCAACTGCAAGATAACAAAGCCTACATGCCACTGTCCGTATCGGCTTTAGCGCGTTCACGCGCCGACTGGTTGTATGGAATGAATCTGTCTCGTGCCTATACCTTGTTAGGGAAACAGGCCGGCTACCAAGGCGTGTTATCGGTCGGACGTGTGCAAACGCCAGTGTTAGGACTGGTGGTGCGCCGTGATCAGGCGATAGACAGTTTTGTACCTCACCCGTTTTTTCAACTGGATGCGATCATTGCTCATCCAGAGGGAGAGATACGGGCACGTTGGCAGCCCAGTGAAGCGTGCGCAAAGTGGCAAGATGAACAGGGACGCGTCCTGTCTCGTCCCTTGGCAGAGAACGTCGCACAACGCATCGCAGGACAAACCGCGACCGTCACTGAAGCGGAGCGTCAGCAACGTAAACAGGCCGCGCCGTTGCCGTACAACTTGTCGGCACTACAAATTGACGCTTCAAAGCGGTTTGGTTTTAGTGCGCAAAAAGCACTGGATGTGTGCCAACAGCTTTACGAACGCCACAAACTGATCACTTATCCGCGCTCAGACTGTCGCTATTTGCCCAAAGGCCACTTCGCCGAGGCAAATAAGATACTCGGTGCCATTAAGCAAGGCTGTGAGACGCTTAGCCAAGCATGTGAGGGGGCTGATGCCAAGCGCAAAGGTAAGGCATGGAACGACAGTAAAGTAGGGGCTCACCATGCAATTATTCCCACAGCGAAAGTCGCGCCGACAAGCTTGTCAGCCGATGAAGCAAAGATTTATCAGCTCATCGCGCGCCAATACGTGATGCAGTTTTACCCGGCCGCTGAATACGCAGAAGGGAAGCTCATCTTTGATATCGCAGGTGGGTGTTTTATTGCCAAAGGGAAGGTGCTGACGTTGGCCGGCTGGCGTGCTTTGTTGCCGACAAATAACACCGCAGACAGCGACACGGCCCCCTTGCCGCTAATGGAGAAAGGCGATCAAGGACGCTGTGAACGCGGTGAGATTAAAGATTGCATGACAGAGCCACCGGCGGCGTTTACGGAATCCACGCTGTTGCAGGCGATGACAGGCATTGGTCGCTATGTACAAAACAAAGCGCTGAAAGAGATATTGCGCGAGACCGACGGTTTAGGCACTGAAGCCACCCGTGCCGGTATTATTGAGTTATTGGTGAAACGTGGCTTATTAACGCGGCAAGGAAAGACTTTGCACGCTAGCGCCAGTGGTAAAGGGCTTATCGCGGCGCTGCCAGACAGTGCCACCTATCCGGATATGACCGCCGATTGGGAGCGGCAACTGCAAGATATGGCGGATCGTCAGTGTGCGTATCACCCTTTTATGCAAGAATTAACGGCACAAGTGACAGGCTTAATTGAAACCGTGAAAACATCGCCCCCACCGGCCTCGTTAAGCGATTTGCCAGCCGCCCCCACTAAATCGTTCGCGCGCAAAGGGCGGCGCACGTCCGGCTACCGAAAACGGACAGCGAAAGCAAAGCCGGCGGCTAATACAAAGTCAACGGCGACATCAGCGCGCGCCACGAAAGCGAGACGCAAAGCCGCAAAATAA
- a CDS encoding NAD(P)H nitroreductase, which produces MDALEMLLQRRSIPRLAAPAPSGDVLENIIQAGLRAPDHGALTPWQFVICEGEGLTRLSTILADAAQTNGADEAAIEKARNAPLRAPMVVAVIARTRPHDKVPTIEQHISAGCATQAMQMAAVAQGFQGFWRTGAFAYHPAVREALSVEGDDQIVGFLYLGTPDCAPANAPKRDTSKFVTYL; this is translated from the coding sequence ATGGACGCACTTGAAATGCTCTTACAGCGCCGCTCGATACCGCGTCTCGCCGCGCCCGCACCGAGCGGTGACGTGCTTGAAAACATTATTCAAGCAGGGCTGCGCGCCCCTGATCATGGCGCGTTGACGCCGTGGCAATTTGTGATCTGCGAAGGTGAGGGGCTTACCCGGCTTTCCACTATTCTTGCCGACGCCGCACAAACCAATGGCGCGGATGAGGCGGCGATTGAAAAAGCGCGTAACGCCCCGCTTCGAGCGCCTATGGTGGTGGCAGTGATTGCCCGCACGCGTCCGCACGATAAGGTTCCTACCATTGAGCAACATATTTCGGCGGGATGTGCCACACAAGCGATGCAAATGGCCGCTGTCGCGCAGGGCTTTCAAGGGTTTTGGCGCACTGGCGCGTTTGCTTATCATCCTGCTGTGCGCGAAGCGCTGTCGGTAGAAGGTGACGATCAGATTGTCGGCTTTTTATACTTGGGGACGCCTGATTGCGCCCCAGCTAATGCTCCGAAGCGTGATACCAGTAAGTTTGTGACCTACCTGTAA
- a CDS encoding NADPH-dependent 2,4-dienoyl-CoA reductase, which produces MEQHPYPHMLAPLDLGFTTLKNRVLMGSMHTGLEEANDGFKKLAAFYAERAKGDVGLIVTGGFSPNFRGRLTPFSAQFSSGRAARAHRAITEAVHAHGGKIALQLLHAGRYAFHPFAQSASAIRAPISKFTPFEMSERAIWRTIKAFGRSAALAREAGYDGVEIMGSEGYLINQFFCHRANRRYDQWGGTVENRMRFAVEVMRAVRQAAGDDFIVIFRLSMLDLVEQGNTFEDVVALAKGLEQAGVTIINTGIGWHEARVPTIATQVPRGAFSWVTEKLKGEVSVPLVTCNRINTPEVAESILASGQADMVSMARPFLADAEFVAKAKAGQPDDINTCIACNQACLDHVFKGKRASCLVNPKACYETELIATPVRQVKQVAVIGGGMAGISCATEAAERGHDVTLFEKSDRLGGQFNLAMAIPGKEEFKETIRYYLRRLEKAGVTVKLNQTVDVDTLSAFDDVVVATGVKPRRPAIEGIEHPKVIDYQTFIRDNPALGSHVAIIGAGGIGVDVATMITEPKDQSLDDWLKEWGIDKTISHEGGLYPGHDTHSDKQVWVLQRREGRVGKGPGKTTGWIHRKTLQKRGVNLVGGVTYHKIDDEGLHVSIKDEAHLIPATQIILCAGQESVNQLAEQLKQANLSYHLIGGAEHAGELDAKRAIRQGIETALAL; this is translated from the coding sequence CGCGTGCTAATGGGCTCTATGCATACTGGGCTTGAAGAAGCAAACGATGGTTTTAAAAAGCTAGCGGCCTTCTACGCCGAGCGTGCGAAAGGCGATGTAGGGTTGATTGTGACGGGTGGCTTCTCGCCCAATTTTCGCGGTCGCTTGACGCCATTTAGCGCCCAGTTCAGCTCTGGACGCGCGGCACGTGCACATCGTGCCATTACGGAAGCGGTTCATGCTCATGGCGGGAAAATTGCGCTTCAGCTTTTGCATGCGGGACGTTATGCCTTTCATCCGTTCGCGCAAAGTGCATCAGCCATTCGCGCCCCCATCAGTAAATTTACTCCGTTTGAAATGAGTGAGCGGGCGATTTGGCGCACCATTAAAGCGTTTGGGCGCAGTGCCGCGCTTGCCCGCGAAGCGGGCTATGATGGCGTTGAGATCATGGGGTCGGAAGGCTACCTCATTAACCAATTTTTCTGTCACCGCGCCAACCGTCGTTACGACCAGTGGGGCGGAACGGTTGAAAATCGAATGCGCTTTGCCGTTGAAGTGATGCGCGCGGTGCGTCAGGCCGCTGGCGACGACTTTATCGTGATATTCCGCCTATCGATGCTGGATTTGGTTGAGCAAGGCAATACCTTCGAGGATGTGGTTGCCTTAGCGAAGGGCCTTGAACAAGCGGGCGTGACCATTATCAATACGGGGATCGGTTGGCATGAAGCCCGTGTACCCACCATTGCTACTCAGGTACCACGAGGTGCGTTTAGCTGGGTGACGGAAAAATTAAAAGGTGAAGTGTCGGTGCCCTTGGTGACCTGTAACCGCATCAATACGCCTGAGGTCGCTGAATCGATTTTGGCCAGCGGGCAGGCGGATATGGTGTCGATGGCGCGACCCTTTTTGGCCGACGCTGAGTTTGTCGCCAAGGCTAAGGCGGGGCAGCCGGATGATATTAATACCTGTATTGCTTGTAACCAAGCCTGTCTTGATCACGTATTTAAAGGAAAACGGGCAAGTTGCTTGGTGAACCCGAAAGCCTGTTACGAAACCGAACTGATCGCTACACCGGTCCGGCAAGTGAAACAGGTGGCGGTGATTGGGGGTGGCATGGCAGGGATTAGCTGTGCCACCGAGGCGGCCGAACGCGGCCACGATGTGACCTTGTTCGAAAAGTCGGATCGTCTAGGCGGGCAATTCAATTTGGCGATGGCCATTCCAGGAAAAGAAGAGTTTAAAGAAACCATTCGCTATTACCTCCGAAGGTTGGAAAAAGCGGGAGTGACGGTCAAACTCAATCAAACAGTGGATGTGGATACATTAAGTGCCTTTGATGACGTTGTGGTGGCGACAGGCGTCAAACCGCGCCGCCCTGCGATTGAAGGGATCGAGCATCCAAAGGTGATTGACTACCAAACCTTTATTCGTGACAACCCGGCCTTGGGTAGCCATGTCGCGATTATCGGCGCGGGAGGCATTGGAGTGGATGTTGCCACCATGATCACCGAGCCCAAGGATCAAAGCTTGGATGATTGGCTCAAAGAGTGGGGCATCGATAAAACCATTAGCCACGAAGGCGGCTTGTATCCTGGCCATGATACCCATAGCGATAAGCAGGTTTGGGTATTACAGCGCCGAGAAGGCCGAGTTGGCAAAGGGCCGGGCAAAACCACTGGCTGGATCCATCGTAAAACCTTGCAAAAACGGGGCGTGAATCTTGTGGGGGGGGTGACCTATCATAAAATTGATGATGAGGGACTACATGTGAGTATCAAAGACGAGGCGCACTTGATTCCTGCCACTCAGATCATCTTGTGTGCCGGGCAAGAGTCGGTTAATCAGCTTGCAGAGCAGTTGAAACAAGCTAATCTGTCCTATCACTTAATTGGTGGGGCAGAGCATGCGGGCGAGCTGGATGCGAAGCGTGCGATTCGCCAAGGGATTGAAACGGCGTTGGCGCTCTAA